A genome region from Panicum virgatum strain AP13 chromosome 4K, P.virgatum_v5, whole genome shotgun sequence includes the following:
- the LOC120705056 gene encoding shikimate kinase 2, chloroplastic-like yields the protein MEVGASMAMQSRAPRVGAGAAGGRRSAFLGREKQARVGSLRVGAGSAGAAAVAVRARGTNPVAPLRCVRASRGSESLHNSVDEALLLKRKSEEVMFQLNGRCIYLVGMMGSGKSTVGKILAEVLGYSFFDSDKLVEQAVGMPSVAQIFKVHSEAFFRENESNVLRDLSSMQQLVVATGGGAVIRPINWNYMKKGLSVWLDVPLDALAKRIAQVGTASRPLLDQPSDDPYTAAFTKLSMLAEQRGEAYANADARVSLEEIAAKQGHGDVSKLTPTDIAIEALLQVGNFVNEHPTIHSQVGDLQVDSHSRRVQTL from the exons ATGGAGGTGGGCGCTAGCATGGCGATGCAGTCACGCGCGCCTCGCGTCGGTGCcggggccgccggcgggcgccgAAGCGCGTTCCTCGGCCGCGAGAAGCAGGCCCGGGTGGGGAGCCTGCGGGTTGGAGCTGGAAGTGCCGGAGCGGCGGCCGTCGCTGTGCGGGCTCGCGGGACCAACCCCGTCGCCCCGCTGCGCTGCGTCAGGGCATCTCGAG GCAGTGAGAGCTTGCATAACTCAGTTGACGAGGCCCTCTTGTTAAAG AGGAAATCCGAAGAAGTTATGTTCCAATTGAATGGGCGGTGCATTTACCTAGTGG GAATGATGGGCTCTGGAAAGAGCACGGTGGGAAAGATATTGGCTGAAGTTCTGGGCTATTCATTCTTTGACAGTGATAAGTTGGTAGAACAAGCAGTTGGCATGCCTTCCGTTGCTCAAATATTTAAGGTTCATAGTGAAGCGTTTTTCAGAGAGAATGAG AGTAATGTCTTGAGGGATTTGTCCTCAATGCAGCAAttagttgttgcaactggaggtGGTGCTGTTATTAGGCCAATCAACTG gaatTACATGAAGAAAGGTCTATCTGTTTGGTTGGATGTACCTTTGGACGCACTTGCAAAACGTATTGCTCAAGTGGGGACTGCTTCTCGTCCTCTCCTAGACCAACCATCTGACGATCCATACACAGCG GCTTTCACGAAACTGAGCATGCTTGCGGAGCAAAGAGGTGAGGCTTATGCGAACGCCGATGCAAGAGTGTCTCTTGAAG AGATCGCAGCTAAGCAGGGCCATGGTGATGTTTCTAAGCTGACACCAACTGATATCGCCATCGAG GCGCTACTCCAGGTTGGAAACTTTGTCAATGAACATCCCACAATCCATAGCCAAGTGGGCGACTTGCAAGTTGATTCACATAGCCGTAGGGTCCAAACCTTGTAG